A genomic segment from Sciurus carolinensis chromosome 1, mSciCar1.2, whole genome shotgun sequence encodes:
- the LOC124991483 gene encoding guanylate-binding protein 5-like isoform X1 produces the protein MASDMVMPGPICLIESKEGQLMVKQEALEILSAITQPVVVVAIVGLYRTGKSYLMNKLAGKKKGFSVGSTVQSHTKGIWMWCVPHPEKPGHTLVLLDTEGLGDVEKVDAKNDTQIFVLAILLSSTLVYNTMNKIDQGAIDLLHNVTELTDLLRSRKSPDLDVEDASDIVSFFPDLVWTLRDFYLSLETDGQLMTADEYLENSLKTKQGSDQRTQTFNLPRLCIQKFFPTKKCFVFDSPTHKKLSQLETLQDDELSLEFVQQVAEFSSHIYTKSKIKTLPGGIKVTGPRLESLVLTYVSAINSGALPCMENAVLALTQRENSAAVQKALAHYDELMVQKVQLPTETLQELLELHRASKREAIEIFTKNSFKDEDQSFQKELQTLLDVKQKDICKQNEEASSDRCSVLLQDIFGPLEEEVKQGLYSKPGGHNLYLQKTEELKKKYHQQPRKGTQAEEALQKYLKSKESVSNAILQTDQALTAKEKETKEARVKAEAAKAEAERLEAARRQNQQMMEQREKRHQQQIRQMEIERANYLAQQQREQERRLQRPKGSGWPIKLNCQGVKIRSSIYRGQCLSHKMLNVSYSKVLNNRDSRYFFHGRHKGIRN, from the exons ATGGCCTCAGACATGGTCATGCCAGGCCCTATATGCCTCATTGAGAGCAAGGAGGGGCAGCTAATGGTCAAGCAGGAAGCCCTGGAGATCCTGTCAGCCATCACACAGCCTGTGGTGGTTGTGGCCATCGTGGGCCTTTACCGCACAGGCAAATCCTACCTGATGAACAAGCTGGCTGGGAAGAAAAAGG GCTTCTCTGTAGGCTCCACAGTGCAGTCTCACACCAAGGGAATCTGGATGTGGTGTGTGCCTCATCCTGAGAAGCCAGGACACACCCTAGTTCTGCTGGACACTGAAGGCCTGGGTGATGTAGAGAAG gtTGATGCTAAGAATGATACCCAGATCTTTGTTCTGGCAATCCTTCTGAGCAGCACCCTTGTATACAATACCATGAACAAAATTGACCAGGGTGCTATCGACCTACTGCA CAATGTGACAGAACTGACAGATCTACTCAGATCAAGAAAGTCACCTGACCTTGATGTTGAAGATGCCAGTGACATTGTGAGCTTCTTTCCAGACTTGGTGTGGACTCTTAGAGACTTCTACCTAAGTCTGGAAACAGATGGACAACTCATGACAGCAGATGAATACCTGGAGAATTCTCTGAAGACAAAGCAAG GTAGTGATCAAAGAACTCAAACTTTCAATTTGCCCCGTCTGTGTATTCAGAAGTTCTTTCCAACAAAGAAGTGCTTTGTATTTGACTCACCCACTCACAAGAAGCTTTCCCAGCTAGAGACACTGCAGGATGATGAGCTGAGTCTTGAATTTGTACAGCAAGTGGCAGAATTCTCTTCCCACATCTATACgaagtccaaaatcaagactCTTCCAGGAGGCATCAAGGTCACTGGACCTC GTCTAGAGAGCCTGGTGCTGACCTATGTCAGTGCTATCAACAGTGGGGCTCTGCCCTGCATGGAGAACGCAGTCCTGGCCCTGACCCAGAGGGAAAACTCAGCTGCAGTACAAAAGGCCCTCGCCCACTATGATGAGCTGATGGTCCAGAAGGTGCAGCTGCCCACAGAGACCCTCCAGGAGCTGCTGGAACTACACAGGGCCAGCAAGAGAGAGGCCATAGAAATCTTCACAAAGAATTCTTTCAAAGATGAAGACCAAAGTTTCCAGAAGGAACTACAg ACCCTACTAGATGTGAAGCAGAAGGACATTTGTAAGCAGAATGAAGAAGCCTCTTCAGATCGTTGCTCAGTTTTGCTTCAGGATATTTTTGGTCCTCTGGAAGAAGAAGTGAAGCAGGGGCTTTATTCTAAGCCAGGAGGCCATAATCTCTACCTTCAGAAGACAGAGGAGCTGAAGAAAAAGTACCACCAGCAACCCAGGAAAGGAACACAG GCTGAGGAAGCtctgcaaaaatatttaaagtccaAAGAGTCTGTGAGTAATGCTATTCTTCAGACAGACCAGGCTCTCACAGCCAAGGAAAAGGAGACAAAAg agGCACGTGTAAAAGCAGAGGCTGCCaaggctgaagcagaaaggcTGGAGGCGGCTCGTAGGCAGAACCAGCAAATGATGGAGCAAAGAGAGAAACGTCATCAGCAGCAAATAAGACAAATGGAGATAGAAAGAGCAAACTACCTGGCACAACAACAGAGGGAGCAGGAACGTCGGCTGCAG AGGCCGAAAGGCTCAGGTTGGCCCATCAAGCTGAATTGTCAAGGTGTCAAGATCAGATCCAGCATTTACAGAGGACAATGTCTGAGCCACAAGATGCTCAATGTATCATACTCTAAAGTGCTGAACAACAGAGACTCCCgttatttttttcatggaagaCACAAAGGAATAAGAAACTAG
- the LOC124991483 gene encoding guanylate-binding protein 5-like isoform X2, with the protein MASDMVMPGPICLIESKEGQLMVKQEALEILSAITQPVVVVAIVGLYRTGKSYLMNKLAGKKKGFSVGSTVQSHTKGIWMWCVPHPEKPGHTLVLLDTEGLGDVEKVDAKNDTQIFVLAILLSSTLVYNTMNKIDQGAIDLLHNVTELTDLLRSRKSPDLDVEDASDIVSFFPDLVWTLRDFYLSLETDGQLMTADEYLENSLKTKQGSDQRTQTFNLPRLCIQKFFPTKKCFVFDSPTHKKLSQLETLQDDELSLEFVQQVAEFSSHIYTKSKIKTLPGGIKVTGPRLESLVLTYVSAINSGALPCMENAVLALTQRENSAAVQKALAHYDELMVQKVQLPTETLQELLELHRASKREAIEIFTKNSFKDEDQSFQKELQTLLDVKQKDICKQNEEASSDRCSVLLQDIFGPLEEEVKQGLYSKPGGHNLYLQKTEELKKKYHQQPRKGTQAEEALQKYLKSKESVSNAILQTDQALTAKEKETKEARVKAEAAKAEAERLEAARRQNQQMMEQREKRHQQQIRQMEIERANYLAQQQREQERRLQEEAERLRLAHQAELSRCQDQIQHLQRTMSEPQDAQCIIL; encoded by the exons ATGGCCTCAGACATGGTCATGCCAGGCCCTATATGCCTCATTGAGAGCAAGGAGGGGCAGCTAATGGTCAAGCAGGAAGCCCTGGAGATCCTGTCAGCCATCACACAGCCTGTGGTGGTTGTGGCCATCGTGGGCCTTTACCGCACAGGCAAATCCTACCTGATGAACAAGCTGGCTGGGAAGAAAAAGG GCTTCTCTGTAGGCTCCACAGTGCAGTCTCACACCAAGGGAATCTGGATGTGGTGTGTGCCTCATCCTGAGAAGCCAGGACACACCCTAGTTCTGCTGGACACTGAAGGCCTGGGTGATGTAGAGAAG gtTGATGCTAAGAATGATACCCAGATCTTTGTTCTGGCAATCCTTCTGAGCAGCACCCTTGTATACAATACCATGAACAAAATTGACCAGGGTGCTATCGACCTACTGCA CAATGTGACAGAACTGACAGATCTACTCAGATCAAGAAAGTCACCTGACCTTGATGTTGAAGATGCCAGTGACATTGTGAGCTTCTTTCCAGACTTGGTGTGGACTCTTAGAGACTTCTACCTAAGTCTGGAAACAGATGGACAACTCATGACAGCAGATGAATACCTGGAGAATTCTCTGAAGACAAAGCAAG GTAGTGATCAAAGAACTCAAACTTTCAATTTGCCCCGTCTGTGTATTCAGAAGTTCTTTCCAACAAAGAAGTGCTTTGTATTTGACTCACCCACTCACAAGAAGCTTTCCCAGCTAGAGACACTGCAGGATGATGAGCTGAGTCTTGAATTTGTACAGCAAGTGGCAGAATTCTCTTCCCACATCTATACgaagtccaaaatcaagactCTTCCAGGAGGCATCAAGGTCACTGGACCTC GTCTAGAGAGCCTGGTGCTGACCTATGTCAGTGCTATCAACAGTGGGGCTCTGCCCTGCATGGAGAACGCAGTCCTGGCCCTGACCCAGAGGGAAAACTCAGCTGCAGTACAAAAGGCCCTCGCCCACTATGATGAGCTGATGGTCCAGAAGGTGCAGCTGCCCACAGAGACCCTCCAGGAGCTGCTGGAACTACACAGGGCCAGCAAGAGAGAGGCCATAGAAATCTTCACAAAGAATTCTTTCAAAGATGAAGACCAAAGTTTCCAGAAGGAACTACAg ACCCTACTAGATGTGAAGCAGAAGGACATTTGTAAGCAGAATGAAGAAGCCTCTTCAGATCGTTGCTCAGTTTTGCTTCAGGATATTTTTGGTCCTCTGGAAGAAGAAGTGAAGCAGGGGCTTTATTCTAAGCCAGGAGGCCATAATCTCTACCTTCAGAAGACAGAGGAGCTGAAGAAAAAGTACCACCAGCAACCCAGGAAAGGAACACAG GCTGAGGAAGCtctgcaaaaatatttaaagtccaAAGAGTCTGTGAGTAATGCTATTCTTCAGACAGACCAGGCTCTCACAGCCAAGGAAAAGGAGACAAAAg agGCACGTGTAAAAGCAGAGGCTGCCaaggctgaagcagaaaggcTGGAGGCGGCTCGTAGGCAGAACCAGCAAATGATGGAGCAAAGAGAGAAACGTCATCAGCAGCAAATAAGACAAATGGAGATAGAAAGAGCAAACTACCTGGCACAACAACAGAGGGAGCAGGAACGTCGGCTGCAG GAAGAGGCCGAAAGGCTCAGGTTGGCCCATCAAGCTGAATTGTCAAGGTGTCAAGATCAGATCCAGCATTTACAGAGGACAATGTCTGAGCCACAAGATGCTCAATGTATCATACTCTAA